The sequence GACGTCCCCCTCCTCATCCTGGACGAAGCCACCAGTCGGCTCGACCCGTCCGCCGAGACCCGGGCCGAACTCGCCTTCGCCGCCCGGCCCGGTGCGCTCGTGGTCGTCGCCCACCGTCTCAGCTCCGCCCACCGGGCCGGTCGGATCCTGGTGATGGACGGCGCCCGCATCCAGTGCGGGACCCCCACCGACCTGCTGCGCGATTCGGCGCTGTACCGGGACCTCAACGGGCTATGGACGCCGGAGCAACCGGAGCGACCGTGACATGCGGGGGGCTCAGATCCAGCCGGCCGATTTCGCGAGCCTGATGGCATCCTGCCGATTGCGCGCCCCCGACTTCCGGATGGCGGCCGCCAGGTAATTGCGTACCGTCCCCGCTGTCAGATTCAGCCGGGCCGCTATGCCGGCCACGCTTTCGCCGCTCTCGGCCAGCGCGAGCACGCTCACCTCGCGAGGCGATAACGGCATGTCGGCCACCTGCAACAGCCCGAATGCCAGTGACTCGTCGATATGACGTCCACCGTCCGCGAGTTTGTGCATCACCTCGGCCAGATCGTCCACCGGGCGGAACTTGTCGATGTAGCCACGGGCGCCCGCCTCGTAGGCCCGCCGCAGCCCGCGCGGACGGTCACCGCGGGTCAGCACCGCCAAAGGACAGGGTCGGCCGTCCGGCCCGGTCAGTGGCTCCACCTCCTGGAGCACATCCATGGCGTCCGGACAGTCGAGATCGGTCAGGAATACGTCCGGGCATCTCCCGGTCAGCGCCGCGCGTATCGCTCCCCGCTCAGCGGTCCGTACCTCGATTCCCTCAGCCGCACGGAGCAGGGAGGCCAGCGAAGCACGCCACAGCGGCACTGCGTGAACCAGCAGAACGTTTGTCATCAAACTGCCCTCAGCATTTCTCTCCCGACATGCGCATCGCAGAGTGCGATAGCACAGGTGCACCGGGTGACGAGTCTCCAGTGGAACGCATGGTCATTCACGTACGCCGAGGAATGGGCGGAATACCGCGTCGACCTGGACGCGGAAGGGGGCGTGCGGTAGTACACCGGGAGCGCACATGGCCAAGGCGCCGT is a genomic window of Streptomyces sp. NBC_01237 containing:
- a CDS encoding response regulator transcription factor, coding for MTNVLLVHAVPLWRASLASLLRAAEGIEVRTAERGAIRAALTGRCPDVFLTDLDCPDAMDVLQEVEPLTGPDGRPCPLAVLTRGDRPRGLRRAYEAGARGYIDKFRPVDDLAEVMHKLADGGRHIDESLAFGLLQVADMPLSPREVSVLALAESGESVAGIAARLNLTAGTVRNYLAAAIRKSGARNRQDAIRLAKSAGWI